A genomic window from Fusarium oxysporum Fo47 chromosome VIII, complete sequence includes:
- a CDS encoding Prefoldin: MSDPQARLQALSEDFQKLQGELQNAVASRQKLEGQKQENIGVQQEFERLQEGETIYKLAGPVLLKQDKFEAENTVKGRLDFISGEITRLEDTIKETQEKLEKKKTEIIQIQTAAQSQGKEAPQ; the protein is encoded by the exons ATGTCGGATCCTCAAGCACGGTTACAGGCGCTGTCTGAGGACTTCCAGAAGCTTCAAGGCG AACTTCAGAACGCTGTGGCGTCGCGACAGAAGTTGGAGGGTCAGAAGCAGGAGAATATTGGTGTGCAGCAG GAATTTGAGCGACTACAAGAGGGGGAGACAATCTACAAGCTCGCTGGGCCAGTGTTGCTGAAGCAAGACAagtttgaggctgagaacACAGTCAAGGGTCGTCTGGACTTTATCAGTGGTGAAAT TACACGACTAGAAGACACAATCAAGGAGACACAAGAaaagctggagaagaaaaagacagAGATCATTCAGATTCAGACCGCAGCTCAAAGCCAGGGCAAGGAAGCACCTCAGTAA
- a CDS encoding P-loop containing nucleoside triphosphate hydrolase protein, whose product MSTNFRDRAIAEVQKAITADHNKEYQKAFDLYMSSMELWVKALKWEKNKALKVTMQEKMATYLDRAEKLKQFLAAENENANGGGKAIMGANGSSTGKGKPQAGEDDDSKKLRNALSGAILQERPNVRWEDIAGLEGAKETLKEAVVLPIKFPSLFQGKRQAWKGILLYGPPGTGKSYLAKAVATEANSTFFSISSSDLVSKWMGESERLVKLLFSMARENKPSVIFIDEIDALCGPRGEGESEASRRIKTEILVQMDGVGNDSKGILVLGATNIPWQLDAAIRRRFQRRVHIGLPDMNGRARMFKLAIGDTETSLQASDYNILAAKSDGMSGSDIANVVQSALMRPVRKILQATHFKPVMKDGKRMLTPCSPGDPEKIEMTYDDVSSDELLAPDVALKDFEMALDDSHPTVSKDDIARQIEWTNEFGSEGA is encoded by the exons ATGTCGACCAACTTCCGCGATCGCGCCATCGCAGAGGTGCAAAAGGCCATCACAGCCGACCACAACAAGGAGTACCAAAAAGCCTTCGACCTATACATGTCTTCCATGGAACTCTGGGTCAAGGCGCTCAAGTGggagaagaacaaggcccTTAAAGTCACCAtgcaggagaagatggcgacgTACCTCGACCGCGCAGAAAAGCTCAAGCAATTCCTCGCCGCCGAGAACGAAAACGCAAACGGCGGCGGAAAGGCTATCATGGGCGCTAACGGCAGCTCAACTGGCAAGGGGAAGCCGCAGGCtggtgaggacgacgatagCAAGAAGTTGCGCAACGCGCTGTCTGGTGCTATTCTCCAGGAGAGGCCCAACGTGCGGTGGGAGGATATCGCTGGTCTTGAGGGTGCGAAGGAGACGTTGAAGGAGGCTGTTGTTCTCCCCATCAAGTTCCCCAGTCTGTTCCAGGGCAAGCGACAGGCGTGGAAGGGTATCTTGCTGTACGGTCCTCCAGGAACGGGTAAAAGTTACCTCGCCAAGGCTGTAGCGACAGAGGCGAACAGTACCTTTTTCAGTATCAGCAGTTCCGACTTGGTCAGCAAATGGATGGGTGAAAGTGAAAG ACTTGTCaagcttctcttctccatggCGCGCGAAAACAAGCCCTCAGTTATCTTCATCGACGAGATCGATGCCCTCTGCGGCCCAAGAGGTGAAGGCGAATCCGAAGCCTCACGTCGTATAAAGACCGAGATACTTGTTCAGATGGACGGTGTAGGCAACGACAGCAAGGGTATTCTGGTCCTGGGCGCCACCAATATTCCCTGGCAATTAGACGCTGCTATTCGCCGACGTTTCCAGCGCCGTGTGCATATTGGTCTTCCCGACATGAATGGTCGCGCGCGCATGTTCAAGCTAGCCATCGGCGACACTGAGACCTCTCTCCAGGCTAGCGATTACAATATTCTTGCTGCCAAGTCCGATGGAATGTCGGGTAGTGATATCGCCAACGTTGTTCAATCTGCTCTTATGCGACCGGTCCGCAAGATTCTACAAGCCACGCACTTCAAGCCT GTTATGAAAGACGGCAAGCGCATGTTGACGCCCTGCTCACCAGGCGACCCCGAAAAGATAGAGATGACATACGACGACGTCTCATCCGACGAACTACTTGCACCAGACGTTGCGCTGAAGGACTTCGAGATGGCGCTTGACGATTCGCATCCAACTGTTTCCAAGGATGATATTGCAAGGCAGATTGAGTGGACCAATGAGTTTGGAAGTGAGGGCGCATGA